Genomic DNA from Rhodothermales bacterium:
CGACACTGCAATCGAGATGTCTGCTCCCGAGTGGCGGGCAATTTGCTCGAGCATATGATCAAAAAACCCAAGTCCGGTCTTGATGTCAGCCACGCCGTCACCATCCAGGTTGACGCGGATCGACACGTTTGTTTCCGCGGTCCGCCGGTCGATGGTCCCGACACGCTCAGGAAACAGGATTTCACGTGCGGTTCGGGTCCAGCCCATCTCACGAGGATTTACGAGATCAGCACCGAGGTCGACTGACTCGAGTTGCTGTTGCACGGTCGGTCCTGCAACCATGACCACCCTATGATGATCACCTCTCCCCTGTCGCGCATCCTCACACTGTCGCTGTATTTCTTCGGGCCCGATTTCGCGGGCGAAGCGAATTCCTTCCCGTTCAAGTATCGCCTTTGCGTCGTTCCATCGTTCGCCCGAATCGGCAGCTCGTACCAGAACGAGTTCCGATTCCCGATGCAGGCGAACCAGTGCGTGTATGACGCTGGGCGCAAACAATCCGTCGTGGCCCAGAATCTCGGCCACATCGACGAGCACAAGGTGTTTCATGACTCCACTGCCTCCAGGCGCACCGACACCGCTTGAGCGTGAGCCGTAAGCCCCTCGGCCTCAGCCAGTGTCATTATTGTCGGACCGAGATTCCGGATGCCGTCGCGAGACAGACGCTGGAACGTGACTTTGTTCACGAACGAGTCGACGGACACTCCGGAATAAGCTCGCGCCGCACCTCCGGTTGGGAGCGTGTGATTCGTTCCACTCGCGTAGTCTCCCGCTGATTCGGGAGACATCACCCCAACGAACACGGAACCGGCTGCCCGGACCTTGCCGGCCATGTCTTCGGCGTCCCGCGTTGCCAGGATCAAATGTTCGGGCGCGTACTTATTGCACAGATCGATCGCATCATCCGCGGTCGACAGCACAACACATACACTACCGCCGAGTGCCGAGCGAGCAGCGTCACTGCGC
This window encodes:
- the hisB gene encoding imidazoleglycerol-phosphate dehydratase HisB, whose product is MKHLVLVDVAEILGHDGLFAPSVIHALVRLHRESELVLVRAADSGERWNDAKAILEREGIRFAREIGPEEIQRQCEDARQGRGDHHRVVMVAGPTVQQQLESVDLGADLVNPREMGWTRTAREILFPERVGTIDRRTAETNVSIRVNLDGDGVADIKTGLGFFDHMLEQIARHSGADISIAVSGDLNIDEHHTIEDTAIGLGQAFAQAIGDKRGVERYAFVLPMDDALARVAFDWSGRSWLVWDAKFRREMIGDMPTEMFIHFFKSFSDAARCNINIAVEGENEHHMIESVFKAFGRCIRQASSRREDDDRIPSTKGVL